From Prosthecobacter sp., a single genomic window includes:
- a CDS encoding diacylglycerol kinase family protein, translating into MLSWLVSVFRSFGPALAGLWWALKSQRNVQAHAIATALVVVFGLGLKIETWEWCAVALAMGLVWVAELLNTALEMLADRVTLEREESIRRVKDAAAAAVLMAALAALGVGLAVFAPKLWRLL; encoded by the coding sequence ATGCTCTCCTGGCTCGTTTCGGTGTTCCGCAGCTTCGGCCCTGCTCTGGCAGGTTTGTGGTGGGCACTGAAGAGCCAGCGCAATGTCCAGGCTCATGCCATCGCCACAGCGCTGGTGGTGGTGTTTGGCTTGGGGTTGAAGATCGAGACTTGGGAATGGTGTGCCGTGGCGCTGGCCATGGGCTTGGTGTGGGTGGCGGAACTGCTGAACACGGCGCTCGAAATGCTGGCAGACCGCGTCACGCTGGAGCGGGAGGAATCCATCCGCCGTGTGAAGGACGCCGCCGCCGCCGCTGTGCTGATGGCGGCGCTGGCGGCTTTGGGGGTAGGCTTGGCCGTTTTTGCGCCGAAACTGTGGCGGCTGCTTTGA
- the sucD gene encoding succinate--CoA ligase subunit alpha — MAILVETDTRILVQGITGDFGSRHAKASIDYGTQLVAGVTPGKGGQVFEHSGKKVPVFDTVAEAARETGATVSVIFVPPPFAADAILEGVDAGLALVVAITEGIPINDMIRVKAAMQGSKTRLIGPNCPGLVTPGRGDKSHGGCRIGIAPGYIHKRGNVGVVSRSGTLTYEAVWQLTTRGYGQSTCVGIGGDPVNGTNHLDVLKMFNDDPETEAIIMIGEIGGTAEVEAGLWAKDNCKKPIAAFIAGATAPPGRRMGHAGAIIGGADDTAAAKKRILAECGIAVSDSPADMATTLLKRWGKA, encoded by the coding sequence ATGGCCATTCTCGTTGAAACTGACACTCGCATTCTTGTTCAAGGCATCACCGGCGATTTCGGTTCGCGTCATGCCAAGGCTTCCATCGACTACGGCACGCAGCTCGTCGCGGGCGTGACGCCGGGCAAAGGCGGACAGGTGTTTGAACACAGCGGCAAGAAGGTGCCGGTGTTTGACACTGTGGCCGAAGCTGCCCGTGAAACCGGCGCGACGGTCAGTGTGATCTTTGTGCCGCCGCCGTTCGCTGCGGATGCGATTCTCGAAGGTGTTGATGCTGGACTCGCGCTCGTCGTTGCCATCACTGAAGGCATTCCGATCAATGACATGATTCGTGTCAAAGCGGCCATGCAGGGCAGCAAAACCCGTCTCATCGGTCCAAACTGCCCCGGTCTGGTGACTCCAGGACGTGGTGACAAATCTCACGGCGGCTGCCGCATCGGCATCGCACCGGGTTACATCCACAAGCGCGGCAATGTCGGTGTCGTCAGCCGTTCCGGCACGCTCACCTATGAGGCGGTGTGGCAGCTCACGACCCGCGGCTACGGTCAGAGCACTTGCGTCGGCATCGGTGGTGACCCGGTGAACGGCACCAACCATCTCGACGTGCTCAAGATGTTCAATGACGACCCCGAAACCGAAGCCATCATCATGATCGGCGAAATCGGCGGTACTGCGGAAGTCGAAGCCGGACTTTGGGCCAAAGACAACTGCAAGAAGCCGATCGCCGCCTTCATCGCGGGTGCCACCGCTCCTCCCGGACGCCGCATGGGCCACGCCGGTGCGATCATTGGCGGAGCGGATGACACCGCGGCTGCGAAGAAGCGTATTTTGGCAGAATGCGGCATCGCCGTTTCCGATTCGCCCGCCGACATGGCCACCACGCTGCTGAAGCGCTGGGGCAAGGCATGA
- a CDS encoding right-handed parallel beta-helix repeat-containing protein: MISKTLFLLLVAVGFSMAQEPVGDGKADDTAAIQRLFDTGGSVKLAKGTYRLTKTLTVDLTKTGFAALSGDGTARLLMTAAGPALHFIGTHEGSAAPSTFKPEVWANERTPMVEGVEIVGAHAEADGIEATGTMQITLSRVVVRECRHAVHLTKRNRNVLISACHFYHNTGVGVFYDDVNLHQSNIAGSHISYNGGGGVVSRGGNVRNLHIGTCDIEGNHAKDGPPSANIELDSRGGSIGEVAVTGCTIQHTNKSPDSANIRIIGAGTDESLLRRAGREHTREGNVTISANVFSDVQVNIEIRHARGVVITGNTFWEGFQHDLLVEDSGNIVVTANNFDRNPRYLVNGNDNAEKNGLVFLRCEDSIISNNVISGVWKKRAAVDIESGNRLQISHNSVLDSDGVGIRLEKVTNSLISENIIRDDREPDKRSKEASLVFVGGKANVIGQNVIGNKQEAR, from the coding sequence ATGATTTCAAAAACTCTCTTTTTGCTGCTGGTGGCGGTTGGTTTCTCGATGGCGCAAGAACCGGTGGGCGATGGCAAGGCCGACGACACGGCGGCGATCCAGCGGCTCTTTGACACCGGTGGCAGTGTGAAACTGGCCAAGGGCACTTACCGGCTCACAAAAACACTGACCGTGGACCTGACGAAGACAGGATTCGCGGCTTTGAGCGGCGATGGCACGGCGCGACTGCTGATGACCGCTGCCGGGCCGGCGCTGCATTTCATCGGCACGCATGAAGGCTCGGCTGCACCGAGCACCTTCAAGCCGGAAGTGTGGGCCAACGAGCGTACGCCGATGGTGGAGGGCGTTGAAATCGTGGGAGCGCATGCCGAAGCGGACGGGATCGAGGCCACGGGCACGATGCAGATCACGCTGAGCCGCGTGGTGGTGCGCGAGTGCCGGCATGCGGTGCATTTGACGAAGCGAAACCGCAACGTGCTGATCTCCGCGTGCCATTTCTATCACAACACGGGAGTCGGTGTGTTTTACGATGATGTGAACCTGCACCAGTCAAACATCGCGGGCAGCCACATCAGCTACAACGGCGGCGGCGGCGTCGTTTCGCGCGGCGGGAACGTGCGTAACCTGCACATCGGCACCTGCGACATCGAGGGCAACCACGCGAAGGACGGCCCGCCAAGCGCAAACATCGAGCTCGACTCACGCGGTGGCTCCATCGGCGAGGTGGCGGTCACCGGCTGCACCATCCAGCACACGAACAAATCACCGGATTCCGCGAACATCCGCATCATCGGCGCGGGCACGGATGAATCCCTGCTGCGCCGTGCCGGGCGCGAGCACACGCGTGAGGGCAACGTGACGATCAGCGCGAATGTGTTCAGCGACGTGCAGGTCAATATAGAGATCCGCCATGCACGCGGCGTGGTGATCACGGGCAACACCTTCTGGGAAGGCTTCCAGCACGACCTGCTGGTGGAGGACAGCGGCAACATCGTGGTGACCGCCAACAACTTTGACCGCAATCCCCGTTACCTCGTGAACGGCAACGACAATGCGGAAAAGAACGGACTCGTCTTCCTGCGCTGCGAGGACAGCATCATCAGCAACAACGTGATCTCCGGCGTGTGGAAGAAACGCGCGGCGGTGGACATCGAATCCGGCAACCGACTGCAAATCAGCCACAACAGCGTACTGGACAGCGATGGCGTGGGCATCCGTCTGGAAAAAGTGACAAACAGCCTGATCTCGGAGAACATCATCCGCGATGACCGTGAGCCTGACAAACGCAGCAAGGAGGCATCACTCGTGTTTGTAGGCGGCAAGGCGAATGTGATCGGACAGAACGTCATCGGGAACAAGCAGGAGGCACGTTGA
- a CDS encoding cytochrome c peroxidase, translated as MHHTTRILALVAGLSTASAFAQADLSEAFLPMFQPLPAQVLAPDNELTEAKINLGRQLYFENRISKGEKLSCNSCHMLDKYGQDNLPFSPGHEGKLGGRSSPSTYNAAIHIAQFWDGREPTVEAQAKGPVLNPVEMGMPSADFVVKVLKSMPGYVEGFKAAFPGEADPITYDNFGKAVGAFERGLLTPGKWDVFLKGNKDSLSVAEKKGFATFAKTGCVTCHNGPGVGGMMYQKLGLVKAWPDLKDNGRGDVTKNDGEKGFFKVPSLRNITETGPYLHDGSVKALDEMVKKMAEYQLGKQLTDEETSSIVTFLKSLKGDLPTDYIKAPKLPESTADTPKA; from the coding sequence ATGCACCACACCACCCGCATCCTCGCCCTCGTCGCCGGATTGAGCACCGCTTCCGCTTTCGCGCAGGCTGATCTCTCCGAGGCCTTCCTCCCGATGTTCCAGCCTCTGCCCGCCCAGGTGCTGGCACCTGACAATGAACTCACCGAGGCGAAGATCAACCTCGGACGCCAGCTCTACTTTGAGAACCGCATCTCCAAGGGCGAGAAGCTCTCCTGCAACTCCTGCCACATGCTCGACAAGTACGGCCAGGACAACCTGCCCTTCTCCCCCGGCCACGAAGGCAAGCTCGGCGGACGCAGCTCTCCCTCCACTTACAACGCCGCCATCCACATCGCCCAGTTTTGGGATGGCCGTGAGCCCACCGTCGAAGCGCAGGCCAAAGGCCCTGTGCTCAACCCTGTCGAAATGGGCATGCCCAGCGCCGACTTCGTCGTGAAAGTGCTCAAGAGCATGCCCGGCTACGTCGAAGGCTTCAAAGCAGCCTTCCCCGGCGAGGCGGATCCCATCACGTATGACAACTTCGGCAAGGCCGTCGGCGCGTTCGAGCGCGGACTCCTCACCCCCGGCAAGTGGGATGTTTTCCTCAAGGGCAACAAAGACTCGCTCTCCGTCGCGGAAAAGAAAGGTTTCGCCACCTTCGCCAAGACCGGCTGCGTCACCTGCCACAACGGCCCCGGCGTCGGCGGCATGATGTATCAGAAGCTCGGTCTCGTGAAGGCCTGGCCTGATCTCAAGGACAATGGCCGTGGCGATGTGACCAAGAATGACGGTGAGAAAGGTTTCTTCAAAGTCCCCAGTCTGCGCAACATCACCGAGACCGGCCCTTACCTCCATGATGGCTCCGTGAAGGCGCTCGATGAAATGGTCAAGAAGATGGCCGAATACCAGCTCGGCAAGCAGCTCACCGACGAGGAGACCTCCTCCATCGTCACCTTCCTCAAGTCATTGAAGGGCGACCTTCCCACCGACTACATCAAGGCACCAAAGCTCCCCGAAAGCACCGCCGACACGCCGAAGGCATGA
- a CDS encoding DUF5722 domain-containing protein — MRHLLLLCLAFAGFASAQNTDPFPNPPNVKGIQVQMTDDALALGIHHATINVNITALYSPQSKPEAGEFVWNQGYLASLDRQIKPLSDAGIIVYLIIIAYPSKNPAIDAVVLHPGHRQDYKFTVGAVNTANRFFPAVIGMLAERWSSAHPEHGRVWGWIIGNEANSHFLWNNLGLAPLETAVSEYEKAVRLAHEAIRRHSQQARVYLSFDHHWSIGMHNVSPQEATPGRDFLDTFARLARERGDFDWNVAWHPYPEDLGNPRAWADKNVTHADDTIKVTFKNLDVLPKHLEKSELLYQGKPRRIILSEQGFHTLLTPDGEKLQAAAYAYAWEKIQPMPTVDAFIYHRHVDHAHEGGLRLGLWRNAPNSVADPHSKKLIYELFKKAGTPEWRTAADTLLPVTGLKAWNE; from the coding sequence ATGCGTCATCTCCTGCTTCTTTGCCTCGCTTTCGCTGGTTTTGCCAGCGCCCAAAACACCGATCCGTTTCCCAACCCGCCAAACGTGAAGGGCATCCAAGTGCAGATGACGGATGACGCGCTGGCGCTGGGGATTCATCATGCGACGATCAATGTGAACATCACCGCGCTGTATTCGCCACAGTCGAAGCCGGAGGCGGGTGAGTTCGTGTGGAACCAGGGTTACCTCGCGTCGCTGGACCGGCAGATCAAACCACTCTCGGACGCGGGAATCATCGTTTACCTGATCATCATCGCCTACCCGTCGAAAAATCCGGCCATCGACGCGGTGGTGCTGCATCCGGGGCACCGGCAGGACTACAAGTTCACCGTCGGCGCGGTGAACACGGCGAACCGCTTCTTTCCCGCCGTGATCGGCATGCTGGCGGAGCGCTGGAGCAGCGCGCATCCCGAGCATGGCCGCGTGTGGGGCTGGATCATCGGCAACGAGGCCAATTCACACTTCCTCTGGAACAATCTGGGCCTCGCACCGCTCGAAACAGCGGTGTCGGAGTATGAAAAGGCCGTGCGCCTCGCACATGAGGCCATCCGCAGGCATTCGCAGCAAGCGCGGGTGTATTTGTCCTTCGATCATCACTGGAGCATCGGCATGCACAATGTCAGCCCGCAGGAAGCGACCCCCGGACGCGACTTTCTCGACACCTTCGCGCGTCTGGCGCGCGAACGCGGTGACTTCGATTGGAACGTCGCGTGGCATCCTTATCCCGAAGACTTGGGCAATCCACGAGCGTGGGCGGACAAAAACGTCACGCACGCCGATGACACGATCAAAGTGACCTTCAAGAATCTCGACGTGCTGCCGAAGCACCTCGAAAAGTCCGAGCTGCTTTATCAAGGCAAGCCGCGTCGAATCATCCTCAGCGAGCAGGGCTTTCACACGCTGCTCACGCCGGATGGTGAGAAGCTGCAAGCCGCCGCCTACGCCTATGCGTGGGAGAAAATCCAGCCAATGCCCACCGTCGATGCCTTCATCTACCACCGCCATGTCGATCATGCCCACGAGGGCGGCTTGCGGCTGGGATTGTGGCGCAATGCGCCGAACTCAGTTGCCGATCCGCACAGCAAGAAGCTGATTTATGAGCTCTTCAAGAAAGCCGGAACGCCTGAATGGCGCACGGCGGCAGATACGCTGCTGCCAGTGACGGGATTGAAGGCGTGGAATGAGTGA